Part of the Candidatus Obscuribacterales bacterium genome is shown below.
ATCGAAAATATAGGGCAGTTCACTATCGGGAATCTGCACACCAAAGTTTTGAAACCTCAGGTGGAGCTGGTTGTCTTTGACCTGCACAGCAAGCAAGATGCGATCGCCCGGTGGGGTGTATTTACAGGCATTGTTTAGTAATTCGGTCATGATGCGCTTCAGGCTAGCCGGATCGGTAACAATGGGCGGCAAGTTCTCAGCAATCTCGGCTTCAAAGGTCTGCTGCTGGGCTTCTGCCCGAATGTGAAAAGTTTCTACGATAGAGGCTGACCATGCTTTTAGATCAATGGTGTCGAGTTCTAAGGGTTTGGTGCCGGCATCCAGATGCTGCAAGTCCAGCAGATCGTTAATCAAGGAAATCTCTTGAATCGATTCCTGGTGGAGAATGCTTAGGTAGCGATTAGCCCGCTCGTCGGTGATCCCCAGTTGCTCGAAGGTAATTTGCAGCATCTGGGTGGCGACGCGAATGCTGGCTAGGGGGGTGCGCAGTTCGTGGGAAATGGTGCTCAGGAAATCATCCTTGAGGAGATTAAGGCGTTCGAGATTTTGCACCTGGGCCTGGGCCGATTGATAAAGCCGAGCTTGACGGATGGCGATCGCACATTGATTGGCCACCTGTCGCACCAGCCGTAGATCCTGCTCCGAGCGAGCCTGGTAGGTGTGATCAATCAACCAAAGATCACCAAGAATGCCTTGATCATCAAAGATAGGACAGGCTAGGGAGACTACTGGGCCGCGATCGACATTGGGTAAGAGGGAACAGAATTGAATCGACTCGCCCTGCATTAAGGGTTGGTAGAGTTCTGGAAAGGCGGAGAGCGCCACACTCCGATCTTTGTAATCTCCGCCGGGCAGGGTGGTGTATTCATAAACCACCGTGGCTAGTCCGGTTTGTAGATTGTAGCGAGAGGCATTACAGCCACAGACGCCCAGAGCCTGGGTGAGCTCACGCACGGCCGTTTCGAAAATCAGATCTTCATCCAAGGTATCGCGCACCTTATCGGTAATCCGCTTCAGGGTGTCTTCAAACTCAAAGGCAATTTGCAGCTCGGTGGTACGAGCTTTCACCTGACGCTCTAGATCATTATTGAGATGCTGGAGCTGATGGTGTAGTTCTGACTGCTGGATGGCGATCGCCAGTTGACTAGCTAATTGCTGGAGCATCGATGCCTCCCAAGATTGCCAGGCACGAGGCTGCTTGCAGTGCTGCACG
Proteins encoded:
- a CDS encoding response regulator, with the translated sequence MTSPNANLLVIDDQIDHVRMMSALLIQHGYDVRKALSGKMALSTIQAERPDLILLDVRMPDMDGYELCATLKSQPDTCDIPVIFLSAEDQSQEKVRAFEVGAVDYITKPVQTGEILARISCQLTIVRQKQQLLDQNKRLQQQEDLMRQGMRQERLLRLITQRIRQSLQLQDILNAAVSEVQQLLATDRALIFRFQANWSGTVIAEAVSYPALSIIGETIHDPCFASQWHRPYEQGHIRAIDDITQASLQACHVEMLETLQVKANLVVPILQAENLWGLLIVQHCKQPRAWQSWEASMLQQLASQLAIAIQQSELHHQLQHLNNDLERQVKARTTELQIAFEFEDTLKRITDKVRDTLDEDLIFETAVRELTQALGVCGCNASRYNLQTGLATVVYEYTTLPGGDYKDRSVALSAFPELYQPLMQGESIQFCSLLPNVDRGPVVSLACPIFDDQGILGDLWLIDHTYQARSEQDLRLVRQVANQCAIAIRQARLYQSAQAQVQNLERLNLLKDDFLSTISHELRTPLASIRVATQMLQITFEQLGITDERANRYLSILHQESIQEISLINDLLDLQHLDAGTKPLELDTIDLKAWSASIVETFHIRAEAQQQTFEAEIAENLPPIVTDPASLKRIMTELLNNACKYTPPGDRILLAVQVKDNQLHLRFQNFGVQIPDSELPYIFDKFYRITNSDRWKHGGTGLGLTLTKKLVEYLGGTIQVYSPDQSTCFTICLPLRPARLPEEDWLLADMLTDDHYNR